The following proteins are encoded in a genomic region of alpha proteobacterium U9-1i:
- a CDS encoding inner membrane protein CreD-like protein encodes MTEPLTSKLIPRGSLGLKMLLVCFLVLLMGIPLITVGAIVADRQRLAQQVTAEIGERAGGQQTVGGPMLIIPYTRSVQVTDAQGVTRPSIVRSYYAVFAEEGSADSALTVQDLPRGIYRAATYQAVTAFTARFRPRDALADLDPSYILDWSGAQILMYVRDSRAIRDTAEIAFSDGSTATLEPFRGLSVYSPGTTATMSTEPRAYVEPSNLQTFAARTAFTDAPEEFEVRTRLTLGGAQRFAIAAFAQDTTGAIRGNRTDVNIQGYFQRTDAAVAGQPRENGALQPPPNGFAATWRVPFAAGSVEKAADLNVFNLGDGAGRDMAVSFVSADDVYNGVQRAVRYGIMFIGIVFLATLIFEALSGKKAHPAQYILVGLAQSVFYLLLLAITEIIGFTGAFVIAAAATVALLAYYAGASSGSVRVGASALAGLSVLYGVMYVLMTIEDFAFFAGSVVAFLVIAAAMIATRRINWYGRETATEAPAPA; translated from the coding sequence CGCGGATCGCTCGGCCTTAAAATGTTGCTTGTTTGCTTTCTTGTGCTGCTGATGGGCATCCCGCTGATTACCGTCGGCGCCATCGTCGCGGACAGGCAGCGTCTTGCCCAACAGGTGACGGCGGAAATCGGCGAGCGCGCCGGGGGTCAGCAGACCGTTGGCGGGCCGATGCTGATCATCCCCTACACGCGTTCGGTGCAAGTCACCGACGCACAAGGCGTCACCCGTCCAAGCATCGTCCGCTCCTATTACGCGGTGTTCGCGGAAGAGGGCTCCGCGGATTCGGCGCTCACGGTTCAGGATCTGCCGCGCGGCATCTACCGCGCCGCGACCTATCAAGCCGTCACGGCTTTCACGGCGCGGTTCCGCCCCCGTGACGCGTTGGCGGATCTTGATCCATCCTACATTCTCGATTGGTCCGGCGCGCAAATCCTGATGTACGTGCGCGACAGCCGCGCCATTCGCGACACCGCCGAGATCGCATTTTCGGACGGTTCCACGGCGACGTTGGAGCCGTTCCGCGGTCTCAGCGTCTATTCGCCGGGCACGACAGCGACGATGAGCACCGAGCCGCGCGCCTACGTTGAGCCGTCCAATCTGCAAACCTTCGCGGCGCGCACGGCGTTCACCGATGCGCCCGAAGAATTCGAGGTGCGCACGCGGCTCACGCTCGGCGGCGCGCAACGCTTCGCCATTGCCGCGTTCGCACAAGACACTACCGGCGCGATCCGTGGCAACCGCACCGACGTCAACATACAGGGCTATTTCCAGCGCACCGACGCTGCCGTCGCCGGCCAACCGCGCGAGAATGGCGCGCTGCAGCCCCCGCCAAACGGCTTCGCCGCGACGTGGCGTGTGCCTTTCGCGGCTGGTTCGGTTGAAAAAGCAGCTGACCTTAACGTCTTCAACCTGGGCGATGGCGCTGGGCGCGACATGGCTGTCAGCTTCGTCAGCGCCGACGATGTTTACAATGGCGTCCAACGCGCGGTGCGCTATGGCATCATGTTCATCGGCATCGTTTTCCTGGCGACGCTGATCTTCGAGGCGCTGTCCGGCAAGAAAGCGCACCCGGCGCAATACATACTGGTCGGCCTCGCGCAGAGCGTATTCTATCTGCTGCTGCTCGCCATCACCGAGATCATCGGCTTCACCGGCGCGTTTGTGATCGCTGCTGCAGCGACGGTCGCGTTGCTTGCCTACTATGCCGGCGCCTCGTCTGGTTCGGTACGCGTGGGTGCCAGTGCGCTGGCCGGCCTCTCCGTGCTATACGGGGTGATGTACGTGTTGATGACGATCGAGGACTTCGCCTTCTTCGCGGGCTCTGTGGTGGCCTTCCTGGTGATCGCGGCGGCGATGATCGCCACCCGCCGAATCAACTGGTACGGGCGCGAAACCGCCACGGAGGCGCCTGCGCCGGCTTGA